Proteins encoded within one genomic window of Alteribacter populi:
- the dapA gene encoding 4-hydroxy-tetrahydrodipicolinate synthase yields MLSGIVPALLTPLTEKHEINENVTRQLVRRLIDRGVHGLFTLGTNGEFFTLQQDEKVRLASIIVEEVNGQIPVAVGTGGNSTKEVVELSKRMEDVGADVLSIITPYFDPPSQNELIAHFENIANATTLPIILYNMPSRTGVSLSPDTVEQLSKVPTIKGIKDSSGNFDNILQYIERTDEDFTVLSGTDSLIYWTLLAGGDGAVAATANIFPDIALSIYNNWKNGDYVKAQEAQEALRDIRALSAKATVPAAYKKMLEYRGIPAGPPRAPVMEADELLTREIEELLKQYEKRGWGV; encoded by the coding sequence ATGCTAAGTGGAATTGTACCAGCATTATTAACTCCACTAACTGAAAAGCACGAAATTAACGAAAATGTTACTCGCCAACTCGTTCGACGACTCATCGACAGGGGAGTGCACGGATTATTTACTCTTGGTACCAACGGAGAGTTTTTTACTCTACAACAAGATGAAAAGGTCAGGTTAGCCTCAATTATTGTAGAAGAAGTAAACGGGCAAATTCCAGTTGCAGTAGGAACGGGAGGAAATAGCACAAAGGAGGTTGTTGAGCTTTCTAAACGGATGGAGGATGTAGGTGCGGATGTACTTTCAATTATTACACCATATTTTGATCCACCCTCGCAGAATGAGCTCATTGCTCACTTTGAAAACATTGCTAATGCAACAACACTGCCAATTATTTTGTATAACATGCCTTCCCGTACAGGAGTATCGCTCTCACCAGATACGGTTGAACAATTGTCCAAGGTACCAACCATAAAAGGGATTAAAGATAGTAGCGGAAATTTTGATAACATCCTCCAATATATCGAAAGGACAGATGAAGATTTTACTGTTTTATCTGGAACAGATTCGTTAATTTATTGGACTCTGCTTGCGGGGGGAGACGGTGCAGTTGCTGCAACTGCAAACATATTCCCTGATATAGCATTATCGATTTATAACAATTGGAAGAACGGAGATTATGTAAAGGCCCAGGAGGCGCAGGAGGCGTTGCGTGATATAAGAGCGCTTTCAGCAAAAGCCACAGTCCCTGCTGCTTATAAAAAAATGTTAGAATACCGTGGCATTCCGGCAGGACCACCAAGAGCACCTGTTATGGAGGCTGACGAATTATTGACAAGGGAGATCGAAGAATTGTTAAAACAATACGAGAAGAGAGGTTGGGGAGTATGA
- a CDS encoding iron-containing alcohol dehydrogenase — MSALYHFQTADYLVAGDKSLDSVLDMLKNRTENLSSVLIVTQEGLIKLGLIDSVYAQFEREEIRTTTISSITPEPTVESIQTLANEYASEKFDYIVAVGGGSVLDAAKLLSVLHTNEVTVQELLNGEQVKKEGIPTAMVPTTAGTGSEVTPNAIVTIPEQELKVGIVSRFFLPSLVIIDPSLTTGLPKPYTAATGMDAFTHAFESYISNKANMFSDVFALESIRLISESIVESYENGTSIEAREKMLMGSMYGGMALTSAGTAAVHALAYPLGGKFNIPHGVANSMLLPHVTSFNLDSMKERLPAVAKAMSIYREGDTLDQTADKVIAQIEEWIHLLNIPQDLKEFGVSREDIRHLAEAASKVTRLLNNNPKQLSVEEIESLYKKLL, encoded by the coding sequence ATGAGTGCATTGTATCATTTTCAGACAGCGGACTATTTAGTAGCGGGAGACAAATCGCTAGATAGTGTTCTGGACATGTTAAAAAACAGAACAGAGAATCTTTCTTCTGTTCTAATTGTGACCCAAGAAGGGCTCATTAAGCTAGGATTAATTGACTCTGTCTACGCACAGTTCGAGAGGGAGGAAATCCGTACAACAACGATTTCGTCTATAACACCTGAACCTACAGTAGAAAGTATTCAAACATTGGCAAATGAGTATGCATCCGAAAAATTTGATTATATTGTTGCAGTAGGTGGGGGAAGTGTTCTTGATGCAGCTAAGCTCCTATCGGTACTTCATACAAACGAAGTTACCGTCCAAGAACTTTTAAATGGAGAACAAGTAAAAAAGGAAGGTATACCAACCGCAATGGTTCCTACAACTGCAGGAACAGGATCCGAAGTAACTCCAAATGCAATTGTAACAATTCCGGAGCAGGAGCTTAAAGTTGGTATAGTGAGCAGATTTTTCTTACCATCTCTTGTCATAATAGACCCTTCGCTGACAACCGGGCTGCCCAAGCCATATACAGCTGCTACGGGAATGGACGCCTTTACTCATGCCTTTGAGTCGTACATTTCAAATAAAGCTAATATGTTTAGTGACGTGTTTGCGTTAGAATCAATTCGATTAATAAGTGAGAGTATTGTTGAATCGTATGAGAATGGAACTTCCATTGAAGCACGGGAAAAAATGCTCATGGGCTCTATGTATGGAGGTATGGCTCTAACTAGTGCAGGTACAGCAGCGGTACATGCCTTGGCATACCCTCTTGGAGGAAAGTTTAATATACCTCATGGTGTAGCTAATTCAATGTTGTTGCCTCATGTAACTTCCTTTAATCTTGATTCAATGAAGGAGAGACTGCCGGCAGTAGCAAAAGCAATGTCGATTTATCGGGAGGGAGACACTCTTGACCAGACAGCGGATAAAGTAATCGCACAAATTGAGGAATGGATACATCTCTTAAATATTCCCCAGGATTTGAAGGAATTTGGTGTGTCGCGTGAGGATATTAGACATTTAGCGGAAGCTGCGAGCAAGGTTACAAGGCTTTTAAATAATAATCCTAAACAATTATCTGTAGAAGAAATCGAATCTTTATATAAAAAATTACTTTGA
- a CDS encoding four-carbon acid sugar kinase family protein, with the protein MNFTIIADDLTGACDTGFQLVPYAMQPSVMMEPISTISAQENVVINTDTRLLDSEIAYQQLSDFLRSSKLMERNTLIYKKIDSTMRGNIGTEIDAIYDYIIPDFVFIVPGHPANGRQIINGYHMLNRRILQDTELSEDPTHPIRTSNIKELISSQSQQTIHHFYAEDLDIGDAEFIAKLKELKRDRIAYVTFDCVCENDLEKIARLIKKQPYTYFCVGSAGLLGHLPKEFGYNKQPQLPKLKKTNIPKLFVIGSMSQLGRRQLDKLVQEAGVKAIEIDFFSKEQAEEDWIVSEVSEGLAKEKHIVLYSSADRQKSKTFSEEHGRTMAEVGELIAENLGTHTHRILNKFSIETLFLTGGETAQKVLKKIGINRLLLLDELEKGVPVCGIESNEDMRVVTKAGNFGSEEIMVKVLNNL; encoded by the coding sequence ATGAATTTCACAATCATAGCAGATGACTTAACAGGAGCCTGTGATACAGGGTTCCAACTCGTGCCATACGCAATGCAACCCTCTGTTATGATGGAGCCTATATCCACCATATCCGCTCAGGAAAATGTTGTTATTAACACTGATACACGTTTATTAGATTCGGAAATTGCGTATCAACAATTATCGGACTTTCTGAGATCTAGTAAGTTAATGGAGCGCAACACTCTCATTTACAAAAAAATAGATTCTACAATGCGTGGAAACATAGGGACCGAAATTGATGCAATTTATGATTATATCATTCCTGATTTCGTATTTATCGTCCCTGGGCACCCGGCAAATGGTCGGCAAATCATTAACGGTTACCATATGCTTAATCGGAGGATTTTACAGGATACTGAACTATCGGAAGATCCAACTCATCCAATTAGAACCTCGAATATAAAAGAGCTAATATCATCCCAATCTCAACAGACTATCCATCATTTTTATGCAGAAGACCTGGATATTGGAGACGCCGAGTTTATTGCGAAACTGAAGGAGTTAAAAAGAGATAGAATCGCCTATGTAACCTTTGACTGTGTTTGTGAGAATGATTTAGAAAAAATCGCAAGACTGATCAAGAAACAGCCTTATACTTATTTTTGCGTAGGGTCTGCGGGCTTACTCGGTCATCTGCCTAAAGAATTTGGATATAACAAGCAGCCACAGCTTCCAAAGCTTAAAAAAACAAACATACCAAAGCTTTTTGTCATTGGAAGTATGAGTCAGCTAGGTCGCAGGCAACTTGATAAACTTGTTCAAGAAGCCGGCGTGAAAGCAATCGAAATTGACTTTTTTTCGAAGGAACAGGCTGAGGAAGACTGGATTGTATCGGAAGTTTCAGAGGGGCTTGCAAAAGAAAAACATATTGTTCTATATTCATCTGCGGATCGGCAAAAAAGTAAAACGTTTAGTGAAGAACATGGGAGAACGATGGCGGAGGTAGGAGAACTTATTGCAGAAAATTTAGGCACACATACACATCGTATTTTGAACAAATTCTCTATTGAAACATTGTTTCTCACAGGTGGGGAAACCGCACAAAAAGTATTGAAGAAAATTGGCATCAATCGGTTACTCCTCCTGGATGAACTGGAGAAAGGTGTCCCTGTTTGCGGTATAGAGTCTAATGAAGATATGAGGGTTGTTACAAAGGCGGGAAACTTTGGGTCAGAGGAAATAATGGTGAAAGTTCTTAACAACTTATAG
- a CDS encoding SDR family NAD(P)-dependent oxidoreductase, protein MNVKGTIDGLLTHQTAFITGASRGIGEQTAYTLAGAGASVVLSGRDEERLLAVKELINEEFGVRAIVVTGDASDPATAKGVVQAAIKSFGRIDILVNNAGMNSRSLTHETSLEDWKQVVDVNLNGVFSFCKEVLPYMVAQEKGKIVNVSSKASKTPHKNAAPSYGAAKAGVNYLTMHLAAEYAKYNIYVNAVCPGPVETDMTKQWSEGYRENVLAGMPLKRIGTPQEIASTILFFSSSLSDYVTGETLNVNGGTYMN, encoded by the coding sequence TTGAATGTAAAAGGGACGATAGACGGTCTTTTAACTCATCAAACAGCGTTTATTACTGGAGCCTCTCGAGGGATTGGAGAACAAACCGCCTACACATTGGCTGGTGCAGGAGCTTCCGTTGTATTAAGCGGAAGGGATGAAGAGCGTTTACTGGCAGTAAAGGAATTAATTAACGAAGAATTTGGAGTCAGGGCGATAGTAGTGACAGGAGATGCTTCAGATCCAGCTACTGCTAAAGGTGTGGTCCAGGCGGCGATAAAATCCTTCGGACGGATTGATATTCTAGTAAATAATGCTGGTATGAACAGCCGTAGCTTAACGCACGAGACATCTTTAGAGGATTGGAAGCAGGTAGTGGATGTGAATTTGAATGGAGTGTTTTCCTTTTGCAAAGAGGTTCTTCCTTACATGGTTGCACAAGAAAAAGGCAAGATCGTAAACGTAAGCTCCAAAGCATCAAAAACACCGCACAAAAACGCTGCTCCATCGTATGGAGCAGCGAAAGCGGGAGTAAATTATTTAACAATGCATTTGGCAGCTGAATATGCAAAATACAATATTTATGTAAATGCCGTTTGTCCAGGGCCTGTAGAAACAGATATGACTAAGCAATGGAGTGAGGGATACCGAGAGAATGTTTTGGCTGGTATGCCATTAAAGAGAATCGGAACACCACAAGAAATTGCAAGTACCATCTTATTTTTCTCATCGTCATTATCAGACTATGTAACTGGAGAAACACTTAATGTCAACGGCGGGACATATATGAATTAA
- a CDS encoding sialidase family protein, protein MTVTQVSSTKIPTPFSHNHASNLIQLNNGDLLCCWFGGSREGKADISILCSRLPKGKQEWEDPIVFKGDSTRSEQNPILFVSPKNELWLIYTAQNDIHQDSAIVYVRKSTDNGATWSEPSVLFDTPGSFVRNPPLVLNDGALILPAYYSKKSSNGFLGDDYSVVKVSEDNGETWLEYEVPESKGLVHMSIVSGNNELVAFFRSRKADAVYKSTSSNQGKTWTNPERIDLPNNNASIQAVSSGDGNIFLIYNHVNAEIAPPKENRPPWFEKEDMDSLNLDEAMLKSAIWGVVRSPLKIAKSTDGGTSWEEIALVADENSVSSNIDYPEFSYPSILESEDKLLHTTFTFLRQHIQHTVWKLK, encoded by the coding sequence ATGACTGTAACACAGGTATCATCGACAAAAATACCAACCCCGTTTTCTCATAATCACGCATCAAATTTAATTCAGTTAAACAATGGAGATTTATTGTGTTGCTGGTTTGGTGGAAGCAGGGAGGGAAAAGCAGATATTTCCATCTTATGTTCAAGATTACCAAAAGGTAAGCAGGAGTGGGAGGATCCTATTGTATTTAAAGGGGATTCTACACGTTCCGAACAAAATCCAATTCTTTTTGTTTCACCCAAAAACGAGCTATGGCTAATTTATACAGCACAAAATGACATTCATCAAGATTCTGCTATAGTTTACGTTCGTAAGTCAACTGATAACGGGGCAACTTGGAGTGAACCCTCTGTTTTATTTGATACTCCAGGATCATTTGTACGAAACCCTCCACTGGTTCTAAATGATGGAGCTCTCATTCTGCCTGCATACTATAGCAAGAAGTCATCAAATGGCTTTTTAGGGGACGATTATAGTGTAGTTAAGGTAAGTGAAGATAATGGCGAAACTTGGTTAGAGTATGAGGTTCCAGAAAGCAAAGGACTTGTGCATATGTCGATTGTAAGCGGTAACAACGAGCTTGTTGCATTTTTCCGAAGCAGAAAAGCGGATGCAGTATATAAATCAACATCATCTAATCAAGGAAAAACATGGACCAATCCCGAAAGAATCGACTTACCGAACAACAACGCCTCGATTCAAGCAGTTTCATCAGGGGATGGGAATATATTCCTCATTTACAACCATGTAAATGCAGAGATTGCACCTCCAAAGGAGAATAGACCGCCCTGGTTTGAAAAAGAGGATATGGATAGTTTGAACCTTGATGAGGCGATGCTTAAAAGTGCAATATGGGGGGTGGTAAGAAGCCCGCTTAAAATTGCAAAATCTACAGATGGTGGAACTTCCTGGGAGGAAATAGCGCTTGTGGCGGACGAGAATTCCGTTTCATCCAATATTGATTACCCGGAATTTTCTTATCCATCAATTCTTGAGAGTGAGGATAAGCTTTTGCATACAACCTTTACTTTTTTACGCCAACACATTCAACATACAGTTTGGAAGCTAAAGTAA
- a CDS encoding TRAP transporter substrate-binding protein — MSKKLYSIATTIGLAGVLVACNGNEDAGADVDNNSNANDNEGQVELVAATINPSETLIGEAFIAFAEAVEEESNGEISVTAHTGGQVGDASSIYQSVISGDIDIIYSDTGWFSEHEPAFDILASNYLFRDQEHFNDIVNESDRLDYFEGLIRDNPGLETVMYIGGLERNILSTFPIESIEDLNGKSMRSGGSAVEMEWWQLLGASPQNIDFSEVYSALQTGVVEGTQNSLDSMIENRFAEVGDYVARTQHILTLGFVVMNGEKFDSLSDEHKEAIAAASERIQPEYTELAFEEAEQYAETLETEFGVTFTEPDKEEFIRISRDQMMETAEELGIEDIVVDIFD, encoded by the coding sequence ATGAGTAAGAAGCTATATTCTATAGCAACAACTATAGGTTTGGCAGGGGTGTTAGTCGCTTGTAATGGTAACGAGGATGCAGGAGCGGATGTTGATAACAATTCAAATGCAAATGATAATGAAGGACAAGTTGAATTGGTGGCTGCTACAATTAATCCATCTGAAACTCTAATAGGAGAAGCCTTTATAGCGTTTGCGGAAGCTGTGGAGGAAGAGAGTAACGGAGAAATATCCGTCACAGCTCATACAGGAGGGCAAGTAGGAGATGCCTCTAGTATCTATCAATCTGTTATCTCTGGAGACATCGATATTATTTACTCAGATACAGGATGGTTTTCTGAGCATGAGCCAGCTTTTGATATATTGGCAAGTAATTATCTGTTCCGAGATCAGGAGCATTTTAATGACATCGTTAATGAGAGTGATAGATTAGACTATTTTGAAGGCCTAATTCGTGATAATCCAGGTTTGGAAACTGTAATGTACATCGGAGGATTGGAGAGAAATATTTTGAGCACCTTCCCAATTGAATCTATAGAAGATTTAAATGGAAAAAGTATGAGAAGTGGCGGCTCTGCAGTGGAGATGGAATGGTGGCAGCTATTGGGAGCAAGCCCTCAAAATATTGACTTCAGTGAGGTATACTCTGCACTCCAAACAGGAGTCGTAGAAGGGACGCAAAATAGTTTAGATTCTATGATTGAGAATCGGTTCGCTGAAGTTGGCGATTATGTCGCAAGAACACAACATATTTTAACGTTGGGTTTCGTTGTCATGAATGGAGAGAAATTTGATAGTTTATCAGACGAGCATAAAGAGGCTATCGCAGCAGCTTCAGAGCGTATACAACCTGAGTATACAGAGCTTGCGTTTGAAGAAGCAGAACAATATGCAGAGACATTAGAGACAGAATTTGGTGTCACGTTTACAGAACCAGACAAAGAAGAATTTATCAGAATATCTAGAGATCAAATGATGGAAACAGCAGAGGAACTTGGAATTGAAGATATTGTCGTAGATATTTTTGATTAA
- a CDS encoding TRAP transporter small permease, protein MLIKRLNKSLVTIAEITSVIAILLLSIALFVGVLARYIFFASIPEIEAIRKFCIMWLVFMGSALAIKDKQHLEIDIFTEYLSQRLAKIKEIIVYILTLAAVVILLFIGIAAFEAGMNRTELVPIRFLPFRPSLTYYYSAFLVGTIFMLYFHVFNVKQLFNKGTFEVNNK, encoded by the coding sequence ATGCTAATAAAACGGTTGAATAAAAGCTTGGTAACAATAGCGGAGATTACTAGTGTAATTGCGATTCTTTTATTGTCTATTGCTCTCTTTGTTGGAGTACTGGCAAGGTATATATTTTTTGCTTCAATACCCGAGATAGAGGCTATACGAAAATTCTGTATTATGTGGCTAGTTTTTATGGGCTCTGCTCTGGCAATCAAGGATAAACAACATTTAGAGATTGATATTTTCACAGAGTATTTAAGTCAACGGTTAGCAAAGATCAAAGAGATTATCGTCTATATACTGACATTAGCAGCAGTAGTCATTTTATTGTTTATTGGCATTGCGGCATTCGAGGCAGGCATGAACAGGACAGAACTAGTTCCAATTCGGTTTTTACCATTTCGACCATCGTTAACTTACTATTACTCCGCCTTTCTAGTAGGAACAATTTTTATGCTTTATTTTCATGTATTTAATGTTAAACAGTTATTTAATAAAGGCACATTCGAGGTGAACAACAAATGA
- a CDS encoding TRAP transporter large permease has product MILLTIVSIFLICLFLGVPVVFSIIIASSIPLLLEPLVSLTQASSIMIQSFSSFTLLAIPLFILCGALMNLTGVTDDLIYISKALVGKVKGSLAHMNITTSIFFGAISGSSVADVASMGRLLIPAMVKAGYSREFAATVTAASSTIGSIIPPSILLIVYGALAQTSVAALFMAGIIPGILIGLTQMVYAYFYAAKNKVGEIDNKLIGLEEGEELSKTVALQKSIFPISLFMVVIGGIMGGIFTATEAAAIAVIYVLFVAFFIKKQRNWKKYYDVTKRATIDSATIYILIAAAALLSWVLSYYQAMDPVIQVLLENDFSPTVFLLILTLLYVILGTFMEPNSAMLIFVPLLLPVMNALGVDPVVAGIVTVMAIRLGTVTPPYGLSSLLASKIAGTNVIKMMKHILIFVFIYLISILVIIFFPGIVTFLPNLLMN; this is encoded by the coding sequence ATGATTCTACTCACAATTGTATCAATCTTCCTTATCTGCTTATTTCTCGGTGTGCCTGTCGTTTTTAGTATTATCATTGCCTCTTCTATTCCATTATTATTAGAGCCATTAGTAAGTTTAACACAGGCTAGCTCGATTATGATTCAATCTTTCTCGAGTTTTACTTTACTTGCCATTCCACTATTTATATTATGTGGAGCTCTAATGAACTTAACTGGTGTAACGGACGACTTGATTTACATTTCAAAAGCACTTGTTGGGAAAGTTAAAGGAAGTCTTGCCCATATGAATATTACAACAAGTATATTTTTTGGTGCAATATCCGGTTCTTCAGTAGCAGATGTTGCGTCAATGGGTAGGCTCCTTATTCCCGCTATGGTTAAAGCGGGGTACAGCAGGGAGTTTGCAGCTACGGTTACAGCGGCTTCCTCTACGATAGGCTCGATTATCCCTCCTAGTATTCTGCTGATCGTATATGGAGCGTTAGCTCAAACATCAGTGGCTGCACTCTTTATGGCAGGGATTATTCCAGGCATCCTCATTGGACTGACTCAAATGGTGTACGCATATTTTTATGCGGCAAAAAATAAAGTAGGCGAAATTGATAACAAACTAATAGGTTTAGAGGAAGGGGAGGAATTATCTAAAACTGTTGCTCTTCAGAAAAGTATTTTTCCTATCAGCTTGTTTATGGTTGTTATCGGAGGAATTATGGGTGGGATTTTTACTGCGACTGAAGCAGCAGCTATTGCAGTTATATACGTTCTCTTTGTTGCATTTTTTATTAAAAAACAGCGTAATTGGAAGAAATATTATGATGTTACAAAGCGTGCAACTATAGATTCAGCGACCATCTATATTTTGATTGCAGCAGCAGCTTTGCTTTCCTGGGTACTTTCTTACTACCAGGCAATGGATCCTGTAATTCAAGTATTGTTGGAAAATGACTTTTCTCCTACCGTATTTTTGCTTATATTGACTCTGTTATATGTTATTTTAGGTACATTTATGGAACCTAACTCGGCTATGCTGATTTTTGTTCCGCTCTTGCTTCCAGTTATGAATGCCCTGGGAGTAGACCCTGTCGTCGCGGGGATAGTAACAGTTATGGCTATTCGTTTGGGTACAGTGACACCACCTTATGGATTGTCCAGTTTATTGGCTTCCAAGATTGCAGGAACTAATGTAATAAAGATGATGAAGCATATTTTAATTTTTGTCTTTATCTATCTTATCTCCATTTTGGTAATTATTTTCTTCCCAGGTATTGTAACGTTTTTACCCAACTTATTAATGAATTAA
- the pdxA gene encoding 4-hydroxythreonine-4-phosphate dehydrogenase PdxA: MKKPVIAITMGDPSGIGPEIIVKSLSDPKLYEMCHPIVVGDKQVLEKAKHVTNSEVDIRVIDSINETTVEHGTLSILDLNNVPDSVEWGKVTAEAGRAAFDYLKAAIELANNNEIQGICTAPLNKEALHKAGHIYPGHTEILAKLTDTTNYAMMLTAPGLRVIHVTTHVGLIDAIEKINPARQETVIGLAHDTLKRAGIENPRIGVCGINPHAGENGLFGSGEEEEKIIPAIEKAKQAGINVEGPLPADTLFFRARRGDFDIVVAQYHDQGHGPIKVLGIEDGVNITVGLPIIRTSVDHGTAFDIAGKNIAKEDSLKSALYSAVNYTTLV; the protein is encoded by the coding sequence ATGAAAAAGCCTGTTATTGCAATTACAATGGGAGATCCTTCTGGGATAGGGCCTGAAATCATTGTAAAGAGTCTGTCAGATCCAAAATTATACGAAATGTGCCACCCAATCGTTGTTGGAGACAAGCAGGTACTAGAAAAAGCGAAACATGTGACGAACTCCGAAGTCGATATTCGAGTAATAGATTCAATTAATGAAACAACTGTTGAACATGGAACGCTCTCTATTTTGGATTTGAATAATGTCCCCGATTCGGTTGAATGGGGGAAGGTAACTGCTGAAGCGGGGAGAGCAGCGTTTGACTATCTAAAGGCAGCAATCGAACTTGCAAATAACAACGAAATACAAGGGATTTGTACTGCACCCTTAAACAAAGAAGCCCTGCATAAGGCTGGTCATATCTATCCAGGCCATACAGAAATATTAGCAAAGCTCACCGATACGACTAATTATGCGATGATGCTGACAGCTCCAGGGTTAAGAGTGATCCATGTTACAACACATGTTGGTCTAATTGATGCAATTGAAAAAATAAATCCTGCACGGCAGGAGACAGTGATCGGTCTGGCTCATGATACTTTAAAGAGGGCTGGTATTGAGAATCCGCGTATTGGGGTGTGTGGAATCAACCCTCATGCGGGAGAAAATGGACTATTCGGATCTGGAGAAGAGGAAGAAAAGATAATTCCAGCCATAGAAAAAGCAAAACAGGCAGGCATTAACGTGGAGGGGCCTTTACCCGCAGATACCTTGTTTTTCCGGGCTCGCCGCGGGGATTTTGATATAGTTGTTGCCCAATATCACGATCAAGGTCACGGACCAATTAAAGTATTAGGGATAGAAGATGGGGTAAACATTACTGTAGGGCTTCCAATAATTCGTACCAGTGTAGACCACGGCACAGCTTTTGATATTGCAGGAAAAAATATAGCTAAAGAAGATTCTCTTAAGTCGGCCCTTTATTCAGCAGTGAACTATACAACATTAGTGTAA